The Bombus pyrosoma isolate SC7728 linkage group LG3, ASM1482585v1, whole genome shotgun sequence genome has a segment encoding these proteins:
- the LOC122565728 gene encoding FMRFamide receptor codes for METSLKIFNSTSYYDAGQLLDNLSIRETTREPLECKQEINSNGLFDFIIYGVLMNLIGLFGIFGNAISMIILSRPQMKSSINYLLIGLARCDTVLIIISILIYGLPVICTYTGQLFDYKFIVHPKIVRFLYPLSCIAQIATVYLTLTVTLERYIAVCHPLQARSFCTYGRARLAVLVIVLFSFLYNLPKFWEVDYYAEVHWKYNVTIYCIYPADLRSNDLYVTVYVHWMYFFICYLFPFLALVIFNAAIYQRVRKANRDLQQLSRHQRREIGLATMLLCVVIVFLICNILPLASNIHETFFSDPPHWLVQTGNLLVTINSSINFIIYVIFGRKFKRIFLKLFCNSKLFRPGRDSPEFQTYDESIVTNMTNIELRNSIRHYHVNRSSTINRNNNISNGSMRQSVKISARPASPGPCVYYPARSPVRSPSQMSATSST; via the exons ATGGAAACAAGCctcaaaattttcaacagCACCAGTTACTACGATGCTGGACAGTTATTGGACAATTTATCGATTAGAGAGACCACGAGAGAACCACTCGAATGTAAACAAGAAATCAATTCGAACGGTCTGTTTGATTTCATTATCTATGGCGTGCTGATGAACCTGATCGGTCTTTTTGGGATATTCGGCAACGCGATTTCGATGATCATTCTCTCGAGGCCGCAAATGAAATCGTCGATCAATTACTTGTTAATTGGCCTAGCCAGATGCGACACCGTCTTAATTATCATTTCG ATATTAATTTACGGCTTACCTGTCATTTGCACGTACACTGGCCAGCTGTTCGACTATAAGTTCATCGTGCACCCGAAGATAGTCCGATTCTTATATCCATTATCATGCATAGCGCAAATAGCAACGGTGTACTTGACTCTAACTGTGACTCTAGAGAGATATATCGCAGTCTGTCATCCTTTACAAGCTAGGTCTTTTTGTACATACGGACGAGCTCGACTAGCTGTATTGGTTATCGtgctattttcctttctttacaATCTACCAAA ATTTTGGGAGGTAGATTACTATGCGGAAGTTCATTGGAAGTACAATGTTACTATATACTGCATATATCCGGCAGACTTGAGAAGCAACGACTTGTATGTCACCGTTTACGTCCACTggatgtatttttttatttgttacctGTTTCCCTTTCTTGCTTTGGTGATATTCAACGCTGCCATTTACCAAAGG GTGAGAAAAGCAAATAGAGATTTGCAACAGCTTTCTCGACATCAAAGACGCGAAATCGGGCTAGCAACCATGTTACTTTGCGTGGTGATCGTTTTCCTAATTTGTAACATCCTACCGCTAGCCTCAAACATTCACGAGACCTTCTTCAGCGATCCGCCACATTGGTTGGTGCAGACAGGCAATCTTCTCGTGACAATTAATAGTAGcatcaatttcattatctaCGTGATCTTCGGTAGGAAATTCAAAAGGATATTTCTAAAGCTGTTTTGTAATTCAAAGTTATTCCGACCTGGCAGAGACAGTCCAGAATTTCAAACTTACGACGAGTCGATCGTTACCAATATGACCAATATAGAATTAAGGAACTCTATCAGACATTATCACGTAAACAGATCGAGTACTATCAACAGGAATAACAATATCTCGAATGGCAGTATGCGACAAAGCGTGAAAATATCGGCAAGACCAGCCAGTCCAGGACCTTGTGTGTATTATCCTGCAAGGAGTCCTGTCAGAAGCCCTAGTCAGATGTCCGCAACATCAAGCACATAG